The genomic window AAAGCACCCTTCAGCGCGTTATGAACATCCCTGTTTAAACCATCAGCAAAATATTCTTTGGGAATGCCAATTCGCACGCCACGCACCCCAGAATCAATCTCACGCAAATAATCAGGAACCGGCTCAGGTAGAGAGGTTGAATCATGGGAATCATGACCTGCAATTACTTCTAGCAAAAGGGCGGCATCTTTCACATCCCGCGTGAAGGTACCAATTTGATCCAGCGAAGAACCAAAGGCAATAAGACCAAACCGCGAAACTCTGCCATAGGTTGGTTTTATCCCAACAACACCGCAGAGGGCCGCTGGCTGCCTGACAGAACCGCCGGTATCCGAACCTAAAGCCATGACGGATAAATCTGCGGCCACAGCTGCTGCCGAACCGCCACTCGAACCACCCGGGACATATTCAGAATTCCAGGGATTCCTTGTTATTTTATAAGCAGAATTTTCCGTTGATGACCCCATCGCAAATTCGTCTAAATTCGTTTTTCCCAGTATTATAGCATCTTCTTCTTTTAGACGCTTAATTACGAAGGCGTCATACGGCGGGATAAAATTTTTGAGGATTTTTGAGGCACAAGTTGTGGATAAACCTTTTGTGCAAATATTATCTTTAACAGCAATAGGGACACCCGCAAGGAGACCGATATTCCCGGAGTTCTCAATCTTTTTCTCTAGTTGCGTTGCCCTCTTTATAGCGTCTTCTTCATTTATTGTGAGATATGCCTGAACATCGGTATCAATGTTTTTAATCCGATTTATGAAATGCTCAGTGAGGTCTATCGGACGTATTTCTCTGGATATGATTTTTGTTTTTATTTGAAGTGCTGTGTATTCAGAAAGTCTCAAAGATACTTCTCTTATCTCAAATATCGTTATTCAATTACCTTTGGTACTTTAAAAAACACACCATGCACGGCAGGAGCATTCATCTGGGTATCTTCAAAAGGGAGGGATGATTCCAACGTATCGTCCCGAAAGACATTGGTTGCAGTAACAGCAGATGACAATGGTCTAACAGTTTCAGTATTCAACCTGTTAAGCTTTTCAATGTAAGATAAAATATCGCGGAGCTGATAAACAAAGGTCTCTTTTTCAATCTCAGAAAGGTCGATTCTGGAAAGATTGGCTATATATTCAATGTCTTTCTTGTCGATCTGCATACCCAAGACTAACGAATCTATTTTTTTATTATAAAGCCTTTGTTACCTTGCCTGCACTAATACATCGGGTACAAACCTTGATTCTTTTTACCGTACCTTCTACATTCGCCCTCACCCTTTGCAGGTTTATCTTAAACTTCCTTTTCGTTTTACCGGTAATCTTTTTTCCCACACCACCCTTCCATTTGGCTAAACCTCTGCGTTCTATCTGATTTCCCACACGGGTTTTTTTCCCGCACATTACGCATACTTGAGACATAACCGACACCTCCGCTTTTGGAATTTTATCTGTTACTTTTCAGCTCACGTCATTTTTTTGCAATCTTCACAGAAACCCTGAATCTGTAATCGGTGAGATTCCGGTTCGAATTTGTTTCTTCTGCAAACTTCATCCTGCAATTTTTCAATCCTATTCTCTACGAACTCAATTATTTTTCCACAGCCATTACAGACAAGATGATCGTGGTGCTCATGTCCGTATACTTGCTCATAGTGCGCATGCCGTTCACCAAAAATCACTTCTCTCAATAAGCCACTTTTTACAAGCAAAGAAAGGGTACGGTAAATCGTAGCCTTTGAAATTTTCAGCTTATTTTGCCTAAGGTCAACGAGTAACTCGTCTGCTTCAAAATGCTTATGGTTTGCAAATGCCCGTTCAAGTATTGCCTGTCTTTCCGTGGTAAATTTTAAATTTTTTGACTCGAGAAATTCTCGGAATATATCTTCTTTTGAAAGCATATCTACCTTTCAAATGATATTTATTTTTATAATATATTCTGTATTAAACAAAAAACCCATCCCGAAAATCGGGACGGGTTTTTAAGAATATTCCCGGCAGTGACTTACTCTCCCGGCTTTCGCCAGTACCATCAGCGTAAAAAGCTTAACTACCGTGTTCGGAATGGGAACGGGTGTTTCCTTCTTACTATGCCCACCGGAAAAAAATATCATGAAGTACTTAACGGTAACAATTGATACTATCAATTGCAGATCAGAAGAAAATAAAAAAGTCAAGCTTTTCGACTTATTAGTACCAGTCAGCTTAGTGTATTACTACACTTACACCTCTGGCCTATCGACCTTGTAGTCTTCAAGGTGTCTCTCTTCCTAATAGGAAAACGATATATAGTCTTAGAGTAGGCTTCATGCTTATATGCTTTCAGCATTTATCCTTTCCGTACTTAGCTACCCAGCTATGCCGTTAGCACGACAACTGGTGCACCAGAGGTACGTCCATCCCGGTCCTCTCGTACTAAGGACAGATCTCTTCAAATATCGAACACCCACGACAGATAGGGACCGACCTGTCTCACGACGGTCTAAACCCAGCTCGCGTACCGCTTTAATCTGTGAACTCCAGAACCCTTGGGACCTTCTCCAGCCCCAGGATGCGATGAGCCGACATCGAGGTGCCAAACCGCCCCGCCGCTATGGACGCTCGGGGGCGATAAGCCTGTTATCCCCGGAGTACCTTTTATCTGTTGAGCGATGGTGTTTCCACTCACAACCACCGGATCACTAGGCCCTGCTTTCACACCTGCTCGACTTATAAGTCTCACAGTTAAGCTTCCTTCTGCCCTTACACTCTTCGTGCGGTTGCCAAGCGCACTGAGGAAGCCTTTGGACTCCTCCGTTACTCTTTGGGAGGAGACCGCCCCAGTCAAACTGCCCACCTATAACTGTCCCAAACCCGGATTCACGGAATTTGGTTAGAATTTTAACATAGTAAGAGTGGTATTTCAACGTCGACTCCACCTTGGCCAGAACCAAGGCTTCAAAGTCTCCCACCTATCCTACGCATACTGTGACAAAACCCAATAATAGGCTACAGTAAAGGTTCACGGGGTCTTTCCGTCTTGCCGCGGGTACGTGGCATCTTCACCACGACTACAATTTCGCCGAGTCCCTCGTTGAGACAGTACCCAAGTCGTTACGCGATTCATGCACGTCAGTAATTATCTGACAAGGAACTTCGCTACCTTAGGACTCTCATAGTTAGAGCCGCCATTCACCAGCGCTTCGGTTCTGAGCTTCGCATTCTTTCGAACACTAACCCATCCCCTTAACGTTCTGGCATCGAGCACGCGTCAGTCTCTATACGTTGATTTTAAATCTTAGCAGAGACTTGTGTTTTTAGTAAACAGTCGCCCGGGCCTATTCTCTGCGGCCCCGATTGCTCGGGGCACTCCTTTTCCCGAAGTTACGGAGTAATTTTGCCGAGTTCC from Candidatus Brocadia sp. includes these protein-coding regions:
- the gatC gene encoding Asp-tRNA(Asn)/Glu-tRNA(Gln) amidotransferase subunit GatC, translated to MQIDKKDIEYIANLSRIDLSEIEKETFVYQLRDILSYIEKLNRLNTETVRPLSSAVTATNVFRDDTLESSLPFEDTQMNAPAVHGVFFKVPKVIE
- the rpmB gene encoding 50S ribosomal protein L28; translated protein: MSQVCVMCGKKTRVGNQIERRGLAKWKGGVGKKITGKTKRKFKINLQRVRANVEGTVKRIKVCTRCISAGKVTKAL
- the gatA gene encoding Asp-tRNA(Asn)/Glu-tRNA(Gln) amidotransferase subunit GatA, with amino-acid sequence MRLSEYTALQIKTKIISREIRPIDLTEHFINRIKNIDTDVQAYLTINEEDAIKRATQLEKKIENSGNIGLLAGVPIAVKDNICTKGLSTTCASKILKNFIPPYDAFVIKRLKEEDAIILGKTNLDEFAMGSSTENSAYKITRNPWNSEYVPGGSSGGSAAAVAADLSVMALGSDTGGSVRQPAALCGVVGIKPTYGRVSRFGLIAFGSSLDQIGTFTRDVKDAALLLEVIAGHDSHDSTSLPEPVPDYLREIDSGVRGVRIGIPKEYFADGLNRDVHNALKGALKRYEQLGAKIIDVSLPHTEYAVAVYYIVANAEASSNLARYDGVRYGYRASKPHGIVDLYCRTRSEGFGTEVKRRIMLGNYALSSGYYDAYYLKASKVRSLIKNDFDVAFQTVDCIICPTSPVPGFKIGERAKNPLEMYLSDIYTIPANLAGIPGISLPCGFSQEGLPIGMQILGKHFEEKKLLQIAYAFERETDFHTKKPVLKSSSEQSR
- a CDS encoding transcriptional repressor, with the protein product MLSKEDIFREFLESKNLKFTTERQAILERAFANHKHFEADELLVDLRQNKLKISKATIYRTLSLLVKSGLLREVIFGERHAHYEQVYGHEHHDHLVCNGCGKIIEFVENRIEKLQDEVCRRNKFEPESHRLQIQGFCEDCKKMT